From the Drechmeria coniospora strain ARSEF 6962 chromosome 02, whole genome shotgun sequence genome, the window GCCGCTGTCGCCAGGTAAGCCGCTCCtccggccgaggagcagcgTGCCCCGCCCCGCTGACACCCTGCCAGCGAAAAACCCGCTGCGATCCGACCCTGCCACGATGCCTTCCCTGCGAAAGATCCGGATCGGTGTGCGAGTATCTCGATCCGGCCAAGGGAAAGAAAATCAATCGCTACTACGTCATCAAGCTGCAGGACCGCGTCaaggccctcgaggccgagctcgcccagttcaccgacgatgacggtgacTATCCGAGCAGCAACGAAGACATCGTTCGGCCCGGTGGAATGATCCGTCtcacggccggcgacgaaacCCCTCGATATCTCGGCCCGAGTAGCGGCATCGCCATGACCCGACTGCTCATGGAGGAGGCGAAGCGATACACCGACTCTCATCGAATCTCCGACCTCTTCCCCGAAGTCCGCGCCAGAGGCCAGGCCCGCATGCAGTCGATTCAGATGACCGGCCCTGCGGCGGTGAGGAAGCCTAGCTACCCCATGATGAGCGACCACCCCGCCGAGAGTCTTCCTAGACGGGAAACGACGGACAAGCTGGTGGAAATCTTCAAGCACAAATGTGAGTCCCTTTGTCCAATCCAACTCCTCCCCGCCGGCCGCATCGCTCTGATCATGTTTCCAGCCCAACTCTTCTGGCCCGTGCTGCACGAGGTGGATTTTCAAcgcgacctcgaggccgttTACAATGGCGATACCGACCCGTACAGAAGCTTCGTCGTCAGGATGGTCATTGCCATTGGCATGCAGAAGCTGGAGATACAGTATGCCGGCCTGGCTGACAGCTActacgtcgccgccatgcagtatgccgaggccgtcatcCGGCCCAAGGACCTCAAGACTCTTCAATGCCTCATTCTCATCGTGCAGTACTCGCTGcagtcgccgacgaggacgcccgtctacttcgtcctcggcttgGCAACGCGCATCTGCCAGCAGGAGTCGTTGGCGAGCGAGGAGACCATCACGAAAGGCATCAACCTGGACCCCAAATCCATCGACatgcgtcgccgcctcgtgtGGATCGTCGCCACCATGGAGTTCAGCCTTTCCTACAACATGGGTCGCCCGAGCGGCTTCGCCAGAGGGGACGACCGACTGGATGTCGATTtcttcgccgacgtcgaggatgagctcatcacctcggccggcatccAGCCCGGATCCGTCAGCGACCGAAAGCTTGCCGCCATTCACTTCTACAAGTCGAGGGCCTTGCAGGCCGAGGTCATGAGGACCTTGTACGAGATAAAGAAGCCGACGCCCGAGAACCATCTGGACCCCTGGTTCGGCAAGATGGAGCAGAAGATGAAGGATTGGGTCGACGCGTCGCCCAGCGCCCCCGCGTGGCTCAAATTCCAGTATGCCGACACTCGTCGCCTGGACCGACCGCATTTCTGCTCGGCTGCTGACACTTGGCTAGGTTCACCGGTTTCTTCCATCAGATGAGGATTGCATTGTACAGGCCGTCTCCGCAGGTGCCGAAGCCGCTGCCTCATGCTGCCGGCATATGTTTCGAAagcgccgtcatcgtcctgaAGCATACGCAGGCCCACATGGAGACCGGCACCGTCTCCATCACCTGGGTTTTCCTCCTGACGCTCAACACGGCGTTGAACGCCCTCCTCTGGGCCACCTCCTACCCGGAAGTTCGGCAGCAGCATTCGCgggccgaggtggaggagcTGATACAAATGTCCCTCGCCTGCCTCGACAAGTGCGTCGAGCGCTGGCCGGGCACCGCCTACACTTCCGAGCTGTACGGCATCATTTCCAAGGCGTGCTTGCAAAGCTACGAGTCGGGGGGCACGGCCGGGAAGCAAGCTGCCTTTGCGTTTCCGAGTCCGTCGCCGGGCCTGGAACCTCAGTCCCCTCCCGATGCCTACGCGCAGTCGGCGCATTCCCGTCCGGATGTGACCTCGCCGCAGTTTGGCTTCGTCTTCGACTCACCGCCGGAGTCCATGAACACGAACTACCCTTTCGACCCCAACTTTCCGGCTCACCCCACCTTTCGATCCAACTCCATCTTCTGCAACCCCGCCACCGACATGAACGGCCGGAGATTTTCCTACTTTCCCCCCGACTTCATGCACTCGGCCGATGCTGGGGTTGGCGATCTCGGGGCGGCGAATCCAATATCTCCCCACCACGTCCAACCGTCGTCTGCCCATCACAACTCGATGCAGCTGCCAACGCCGCCCGATTCGGTTCCCCCGAGCGCCATGtctgcggcgtcgccgagcaccACCTTTTCCCCCACCGGCATGCGCCAGTCATCGACCCTGTCGGATGGCGCCCCTGACCCCAGCGTGCTGTCTGTGCGGTCGGAAATGTCACCGCCTCCGACGTACATGACGTCGCAGGACCACCATCACGTGCCCAATTTCACCACTTCTCAACCGCAGCATCAGAGTATGTCTCAGCAACGgccgttgccgacgacgacgaactcCGCAGACTGGTTCTACCCTTCGACTTCCCTCGTTTCGCCCTACACCTTTGGCtccaccagcagcagcttctTTGGCGATTCCATGCCGGGCCACTTTTCCGAACCTCCCAGTGCCGGCTTGGGCCTGCATCTCATGGGTGCCGGCTTTGAATCGGCCTCGATGTTTTCGTTCGTGCCCCCCGGGAGGCAGGGCAGCCTGACGCAATCGCAGCAGTTGAAACTTATGAACGTGCTCGAGACAGAGGGCGTTGGCGACATGGACGCCTTCCTGCGTGCCGAAGAGAACATGTCGGACGTCAGATGGTATTGAGCGATGCATATCGCCGTGACGTCGTATGAACTAACGGGTAGCGCCGGCGTTTGGGTGAAAAGCGGATGGGATGAGCGTGGCATTCATAATGCTACGCACCATTTAGTGTGAGTGCTGCCAACGACTTGGCCAAGGAGTAATTTGGTTCGGATCGGACCTTTGTTTCGATGCGAGTGATGCATCCGACACATGGAAGCGATGGCACGAGGGGAGCCTGTCGTCCCCTTTATGCAGCAGAAGAGTGGAGTATACAACCCAAAGGGCCAAAGAGGCAATTTGGGGTCATGGACATAAATACCCGATACCCGCTGAGTTGGCTGTTGAATATGCTAGCTGTTGAATACACCGCAAGACTCTGAAAATTGCGTGACATGAAGGTCCATCGTGATCCAACTGATGAGGCATCTTGGTCGGACCTGTGTCGTATATGCATGCACTGGGCGGCCGTATTTCCAGTGTGCCCCATTCGGCCATGACTGTTCCAAGAGGCACCACAAGGAAATGAAGAAACGAAATATCGCCTGTAGTGGGTATCCATTCTtctaccccccccccctgcctCCTTTCCAGACTCTCTAAAAGCACGCGGTCGTGTCCAAGTGTTGCCAAGTGCGCTCGACAAGCCCGAAGCATCAGGGACTGGAAGACATGGCGAACTGAGGACCGTTCTTCCGTCAAGCACTTGCTCATGATCGGACAGATAGTCGGCAAGACTGCATACACGTCGTGACTGTGCTGCCCGCATCCTCAAAGCTCTAGTTTGCCAAGATCCTCGGCAGCCTTATCCATTTCGCCGAGCCCGTTGTCTCGCCTGACGCGCTTCTTGCGCTTTGGTTTCGtggccgtcaccgtcggggCCTCCTTCACCCACTGCGAAATGCACAGGGAGCGATCGGAAGCGAGCGAACCGTCCTtgctgtcgtcgccgtcgcggaaCAAGGGCGAGTCCTTGTCAAGAGGGATGGCGCTGGAAGGGACTTTGACGCCCGAGAAGGTGCCGAGGGGAATGACCTCGCGGGTGAGGCCTTTGGAGGCGACgcaggcggcgccgaggataGCCTTGCCCATGGTTCCCATCTCCTTGTTGCCCTCCGACTGGATCTGGCTGGCAACGAccgagtcggcggcggcggaggcccCGACCTGCTTGTGAGCGCTTAAGGGCATCCTCGGGGCACCGCCGAGAATCGGAAGGGGTGCCGGGAAACAGAGACTGTCCCAGCCAGCGCAAAGATCCAGCCACTGGTCTGTTCTGCGGAGCACTTCGACCCAATCGGAACGCGCCGGGGATCTGCTCGCTTGAAATACAGGATGGCCGTCGCACAGTCGAACGAGGCGAGCGACCATGTAGGCATGGCGCTGAAGCTCCTTTGGTGATGTCTGGGCAAGGCAATGACACAGCAAGAGGCAGTGGAGGGCCTCGGTCAGAAGTGGATGATATGTGACCCATTCGCAAGTGTTGTCGTGGAGCCCAGCCTTGACGCCGTTTTTCTCGACGGTCTTGTAGGGAAACTCGGGAAGGTCGGGTGGCTGCTGAGGAGAAAAGAGGACGGATATGGGGTGAACCGTGTGTGGCTTGATCGGGCTGTTCGCATCTGGGTTCCGTGGGTTGCGGGTACCCTGCTTGGCATGCTCGACCCGGTCGTAGAAGTCCCTGTGGATCTTAATGGGCAAGTCGGGGGAGTATTCGAAGGCGGAGAGGAAGGCCATCAGATCTCGCAGAGCGCGCTTCGCCATGGATTTGACAATCCTGCGGACCTCGGCCTGATCTTTCGAATTCTCCTCCGTATTATCCGAGTCAGCATCAgcttgctcggcggcggcggcagcagctccTTCGGGCTCAGGGTGCTCccgagccgtcgaggagtTGGACAAGCCGCCGGGCACGTGGTCGCATGCCATGGCAAGGTAAACGCAGGCGCGTTGAAGCAGGAGCTGCGAGTCGAGGCCGCTCGGCTGCTCATCTTCGGCAAGAATGACATCGACCGGCCGTCTCTTGCCGGCTTGAAGCTGCCGGGCTTCTGGCAGGGGGTCGGTGGATGTCTGGTGCAGCTGGCTATTGTATCTCGACAAGTTCATGGCAGCCGTGAGGTCCTGGAGAGCGCCATCGAGGTCGTCCTTGAAGATCttgaccgaggccgaggtgcgCAGCACTTCCGGCTGCCTCTTCTGGGAAAGGATGCCTTCGAGGTCCTTGAGATCCGTCGACTCGGCCAGCTGGCGCGAAGGTATCTTTTCGTGGAAAAAGTGGACGTActtggcgtcgaggtcgttgGGGTTGCGCTGGAGGACCAGACCACCAATCTCCTCAAGGGTGGAGGCCCCCTGCATGGTGGCGACGCTGGAAGCTatctcgtcgaggcgatAGGCTCGGGCAAGCTTCTGGCTCGCCAGCTCTCGCATGCGAAATCTTCTCTCGCGGCTCAGCTTGGCACCGTGGCCGGCGGGACCGAGACCGAAAGAGCTCATGGAGCCAGCTCCGATCCCGCCGACGCTGGATAGGATTGGGGAAATCATGTCGCTGGCGGCCCTAACGGCCAAGTCAGAAGCTTCGTCGACGTTCCTCCGGATCTTGATGACATCGAAGAGGACGGCTGGGTCGatgggccgaggccgaggggtATTGTAGTTGATGTTGGCGATGGTCTCGAGGGTTTCGACAGGCATCTGAAGCCAATGGCCGTGAAAGGAGGAAATGTGTCGCCAGTGCCTGGATCGCCGGGGTGGTTCCATCagccttccttccttccttggTGCAttgatgcatgcatgcatgccatGCTCGTCCAGTCCAAGTGTGCGCATGGACTTACTTGTTGCGGCAGATAatcaaggacgaggccgacggcgacagcgacgacgaggatgcatTTTTCCTTGCTTTGGATCCTTTCGTGCCGGCCTGGACGGATTGGCCCTGCTGGACAGCGGACGGGGGTGGCGACAACggtgagggcgagggcgacggagaCTGGCCCTTGTCTTCGGTTTCGATTGCGAGCTCGTGAGAAGCCGCGGCCGACTTCCTGCCCCTGGACTTGGCCATTCTGTCAACGTCACCCCCCCCCGCTCGCTCACGGACcagacgaggaggccgaagCCCTCACGACGGTGGACGATGTCCGGGGGACTTTCGTTACAAGTCGTTTGGCGGAAATCGGGGACGAGAGGACGGAGAGGCGAGAGCGGAGGATGGGAGAGGGCATCGGCTGTACCGAGAGCGGTTGGTCAGGTTTGTAAGGATGATGGAAGGTGAGGGAGAGAGGGCAGAAACTGGGGAGCGAGCGAGGGAGCAATTTGCGACGTTTAGAACAGCTGCCGCTTGCCGCACAGCAGGTAGGTTGGCAGGTTAGCAGGTTGGCGGGCAAGCTGGCAGAGAGCTACTCAAGGTTGCAAACGACGCAAGGTAGCAAGATGTTGGCGATGGCAAGCCGATGCCAATCACGTGGGGATCCTCGGAACACTGACGACATAATTAATCGATACAGATACCTGCACCAACAAGCTTTGCTGTACATTCAGTAGGCGTACAGCACAGCGTAGGAGGtgacatgcatgtacacgcacaGGACGTTGGTATACTCCGTGCCCGTACATGCGTAGTGCTGAACAGCAGATTATTCGTCGTTGAGGTTTGCAAATATCGCATCGGCTTTACGGGCGGGCGGGTCATGGGCGAGTGGGTTATTGATCCAATTGAGGGAGGGATTGAGTTTGATGGTTGGCACTCAAAACTCCATCCTCGTgtaccgtagttgtacttgcacgcactgtattcagtacttgcttaaatgtactgtacagtacatgcactcactgtactgtaagtactccgtacggtgtaTTTACTTACTTTACTATGTACTTTGTTACTGTATGATACTatctagtacggagtaatactcccGCACTCTGAATGATGCTGGGAATTCTccaagccggcggccgtACCTCCACTTAGTCGTCCTTGCTCTTCGTACGAGTGCCCGTAAATGTAGGTGTATATTTCAGGTCACTGGTAGGAACATGTCGAGCAGAAGTTTCCATTCGCATGCGTAGTCCGCCGTCAATGCTTCCTTGTCTGACAACGAATCGGAATGATGCCCCCCCTCTGAATTGCATCGACATGGAAGTGTGTATGCACCCATGTATGTCAGCACTTTCATGGACACCAAGACAACATGGTACCTTCTCGAAACAGGCGCATTCTATGAAATGACATGCCGACATGTCCGTGTACTGTTCTTTtaccaagtacgtacagtacactgaGTAAGTGCACACATTACGAATAATTACATAATAATGAGATGTCCGAAGCGGAAGCTGCCGTCGTACCCCTCCCGTGTCgcagtgcatgcatgtactggcACTCTTGAATGTCCGCTTGTGTTGGTGCCGAGGAATACAGGTACAGCATTCGCACCTCTGCTCGCAGCCGTAATGTCATTCCGTTGGTCATGCATGGGGGAAGCCGGAACGGTCAAGGCCGCATTCCTCAACTTCACGGCACCGCTCATCCGGCAAAGGCAAGGAGTGCGAcaccggcgatggcgacaaaGGGCAGCGTCGTGTGCGCCTTTGACGCGGCGGAAACGACAAAGGGCACGGTGGAATCGGTTGCCGCTGGCCTTGCAGGTGTCGCACCGCTGGCCGTGGGCACGGGAtagaccgacgacgaggctgacGGATAGGGCGCGCCGACGTCCACCTTGACAAAGTTGGCGCACGTGATCCTCGTCGTGTTGGCAAAGTGAAAGACAAAGGACCGGTTGCCCATGAActcggcgtcgccctcctTGAGCGAGACGAACTTGTCGACGTACTCGGCCTGGAACGGGTCCGCCGTCACCATGCCGTGCTTGCCGGCCAAGTCACCGACCTGGCATGTCTCGGGAGCCGACGATGCGCACGGCGGCTTCTCGCCGCGCTCGAAGGGGTCCAGGTGAGCCAGCGTCTGGGTGCAGTTGCCGCCAACGACGGGCTTCACGTGGATGTGGTAGGCTGGCCGGGCACGTTAGCCTTCCGCAACGATGGCAAAGCTCGCGGGCGGGCCATCACAGCAGCGTCATGGCAACGAGGGGAGACGTACGGAATGGCCCGCCGGACTTGGGCAGATTCTCGAAGTGGACGGTGAActtgacgccgacgccatcgtcgggcGTCTCGGCCGTGATGAAGCCCTCGACGTTGCCATCGAAGTCGCCGTGGAAGAAGGGGTCCTCTGGGAGGGTGGCCGTGTACCTCACACCCTTGGGGTTGCCGGTAATGGGCCTCGCATTCTGGGACGCAGCAtgtgcgacggcggccgagaggacggcggcgattgCGCGGGCGAATCGCATGTTGCAAGGCACAAGAGGCACACGGTGGCAGACTCGTAGTACGACGACTTCTCCGCGTATCCAgaagtggtggtggtggtggtggaggacgaggaggagggaaggagaagaggagggcaggagaagaggagaaggggaaaggggaggaggggacgCAGCAGGCAAAGAGGAAGGGGatggagaaggagaggagaggtagaaggagaggagaagTAGAAGGAGAAGTAGAAGGAGAAGTagaaggagaggagaaggagaggagaaggagaggagaagtaggaggaggggagaaggagaaggagaacgAGAGGAGAACGAGGGGAGGCGGGAGGGGAGTGTGATGTAGGAGATGAGAGCTGCGGGTGCGGGTAGATATACTGTAGGTAAGACAAGAGGAGGCTTTGTTGTTTGCGTGGACGGACCACGACTGAAGTCCTCAACCCGGTAACGGCTGGAGGCAGGCCCAGGATGGCGGTGACTTGTTGGTGCTCACCTTGCGAGTACATGAAAGTGGACACGGCAGACGTGTTACAGCTAAAGTGAGTCAGTcaagcgacgacggctgcgtTTTCGTCAAGTACTCGCACAGCACTCGGCACAGGAGACGGCGCAGCATGCTGAACGAGCATCACAAGAATGCAAGGGTTTGGctgccgaccatggccggACGAGGGGGCTTTTCTTTGTATCACTCGTTTTCGCACCAACCAGCTACAACCAACCATCTTTGTAGGTAAAtagttactccgtactccgtacctaccgCGAGGATTCAAGTACAAAGGTGGGACGACGAGCGACAGATTGCTACGGACATTATGGTGCTCGTAcctgctgcaagtacggagtacagcacctAGCAGGCAAGtatacacccaagtactcgtcctcatacctccatgtacatgGATTGGTAGGTATTCCGCACGCAAAAACAAGTGTATCAGCAGAGTACCTCCTTGTACATGTGATATCATActgcactctgtacggagtacaatcCAAGTGTATTCCGCGCCTGCGGGTAAAATAAAGAAAAGCCTGGCAGCATGGCAGCCTGTAGGGCGGGCAGGGGTGCCGCCCCAATGACTTGCTGAGCAGTCCTCATGAAAATAGATTGctatgcatgcaagtgcgaatgatacggagtatttacaCCGGAATttggagcacggagtactacttgtacgtgtgccatgtatactccgtactccgtttTCCCTGCatgtgtagttgtaggtgtatgaTTGCGTCCAAGTGCGCAACGTAGGTGGCAGCAGTCGGCGCATGTCTACctcgtacctagtaggcgGCACGGACCTGTCGTTGGCTCGTTCGTCTCAACCCTGGTCCCCGAGCCAGTTCGGCAGCGTTTCTCAGCCGCCCTACGGAGGTTTCAGCGTTCCGAAGTGGCATCGAGCAGCAAGGGTGCCTGaacgtgtacatgcaagtaggtgcagATCTgccgtactgtgctgtgcttggGTGCAAGCTTCTACCTACCAGgcagtgcatgtaccccGGCTAAGCCTGTcattgtacttgcagagaACAAGCGTGGTGgttggtgcaagtaccgtatactgtaggtaattacggagtacggagtactaggtactagtataTTACAGTAGTGCCacacttgtacctgtactcctCGCGGACCAACTCCTGGTGACGCTAGGCCGCTCGGCAACCGCAGCGCCCGGGAGCCAAGCCCCTTGTTAGTACAACGACCACCCACACCTGCTGCGGGTAAAGGCCCACTGGAAGTCCAACGGCCAACGGCGTGTGGTGGGCGGGGAGTCCTCTACCCTGCCACCTGCAGCCTGCCCCGAGACAGGCTTATGCTTGCTGACGCCCATCTCACCGGCACTGCCCCCCTCCTCCATGGGCATCATGATTGCTTCCAAAACACGCGTCCTCCTCACCTTGACGCTGACGCTCACGCTGACGGCAATGCACTATCGATTCCGGATAGAGCGCCCACGGATCCGCGAATTTCTCCACAAGAAGCCGCAGACCTGCAGCGTGCTTACTACGAGTAAAGGTCCTCTGCACGGAGAAATACTCTGCTGGAACGGCTGCTCGCAACTGGTACCTATAGTACGTGTAGTATGGGCACTGCACTCGGGACATAGTATgcgcgtactccgtacacgtactgtacatgtatttatAGCACCCAACGCTGTAAATAACCACCACTCAACGCCCTCCACTTACCGCCCGTCCTCACCATCGCTCGCGAGTGTTGCTTGCCATCCAACCACCAAGCATTACACAC encodes:
- a CDS encoding fungal specific transcription factor domain-containing protein; protein product: MDPSQIFSQGLGQFPPHQSHQSQEYVPQQAQQPQQPRNDHPLGSPGHRVAHTLTACCRCRQRKTRCDPTLPRCLPCERSGSVCEYLDPAKGKKINRYYVIKLQDRVKALEAELAQFTDDDGDYPSSNEDIVRPGGMIRLTAGDETPRYLGPSSGIAMTRLLMEEAKRYTDSHRISDLFPEVRARGQARMQSIQMTGPAAVRKPSYPMMSDHPAESLPRRETTDKLVEIFKHKSQLFWPVLHEVDFQRDLEAVYNGDTDPYRSFVVRMVIAIGMQKLEIQYAGLADSYYVAAMQYAEAVIRPKDLKTLQCLILIVQYSLQSPTRTPVYFVLGLATRICQQESLASEETITKGINLDPKSIDMRRRLVWIVATMEFSLSYNMGRPSGFARGDDRLDVDFFADVEDELITSAGIQPGSVSDRKLAAIHFYKSRALQAEVMRTLYEIKKPTPENHLDPWFGKMEQKMKDWVDASPSAPAWLKFQFTGFFHQMRIALYRPSPQVPKPLPHAAGICFESAVIVLKHTQAHMETGTVSITWVFLLTLNTALNALLWATSYPEVRQQHSRAEVEELIQMSLACLDKCVERWPGTAYTSELYGIISKACLQSYESGGTAGKQAAFAFPSPSPGLEPQSPPDAYAQSAHSRPDVTSPQFGFVFDSPPESMNTNYPFDPNFPAHPTFRSNSIFCNPATDMNGRRFSYFPPDFMHSADAGVGDLGAANPISPHHVQPSSAHHNSMQLPTPPDSVPPSAMSAASPSTTFSPTGMRQSSTLSDGAPDPSVLSVRSEMSPPPTYMTSQDHHHVPNFTTSQPQHQSMSQQRPLPTTTNSADWFYPSTSLVSPYTFGSTSSSFFGDSMPGHFSEPPSAGLGLHLMGAGFESASMFSFVPPGRQGSLTQSQQLKLMNVLETEGVGDMDAFLRAEENMSDVRWY
- a CDS encoding cytosolic Cu/Zn superoxide dismutase, which gives rise to MRFARAIAAVLSAAVAHAASQNARPITGNPKGVRYTATLPEDPFFHGDFDGNVEGFITAETPDDGVGVKFTVHFENLPKSGGPFPYHIHVKPVVGGNCTQTLAHLDPFERGEKPPCASSAPETCQVGDLAGKHGMVTADPFQAEYVDKFVSLKEGDAEFMGNRSFVFHFANTTRITCANFVKVDVGAPYPSASSSVYPVPTASGATPARPAATDSTVPFVVSAASKAHTTLPFVAIAGVALLAFAG